One genomic window of Polyangiaceae bacterium includes the following:
- a CDS encoding AAA family ATPase, whose amino-acid sequence MRFRRLELAKFGSFTGENLEFLRSQPDFHVVFGPNEAGKSTTLRAIKGFLYGIPHVSQDVYLHSGGDLRISAELETKDGAQRFTRRKGRKATLLDASGESVPEEQLKALLQGVDGEVYAALFGLDHVSLREGGAALARGEGQLGESLYAAGIGSGGVREVLARLRLEAESLYLPRGKRTINQLVSAFQAAKAELRLATTEPQSWLMQREEVSRQQAEVERLSDRRSQLRLEESRLKQLQRLGHIAARHSAAQRELELLGGALELPQTFQEERERWMLQAASSEREARRRNVELVSARQELERLGAPSDLASELDVSELEYLDDALGSHRKAVIDLPRRRGELQAIEAEITHSMRGLDLTFDRGSDAQLPGPAVRAELAALIEDRTRLEVTLTAQRDELADLDARYSTLKARIASLPERPEPSALEHALEVAAEDVALEGRIAELRVEASGLAAENRHTREQLGVRSDAPLALPDPERVERFLEETARESQNLASRESESQRLELELDEMASRLAALEATGELLRPEELQDVRGVRERAWERVDDELRAARLPAPSVVREFEGSAREVDGFVDRLLADAERVSLGVQLRLGAQHARERLVESRERSQAAERRLNELNGTFVEQFSLFAGTLPEQVAQRFAALSRVQQAERRAATLNSEVERLNARLERRIAELRTRLGEFAEQKSHASLAELVKRGRALLTRLNLGAADLRADTQRLAELAERRAVRQRLLELAEAQHAEWAARWEQSLKRFKLPPETPSRVVNARIEALAQLERRLDKRSSLEGRIQGMERDARQLAQWLRERLARFAPDLLEWDVARAGAELKRRYHVEKAKAERCAELTERIERLGRELASSEQDSLEAASELARLCQVAGVEDPKELPVAERRAAEQHRLQGAIAERQRELLEEASGTWHDLPAILAAVGENTSAEIALRLSELESELGEIDESYRDAISDLERKRAGLERLSKGSAATRREEQEEVLATLRREVMRYRRVKLAELILAQEVERYRKENQGPILERANQLFPKLTLGRYRELSIGFDADDRAILEAIPSGASGEQERVRVDDLSDGARDQLFLALRIASIERYVDAGTVLPVVLDDILVHFDEERARAALEALSELGDRTQVLFFTHHRRHVELCEGALGGRFTLHELRRRAA is encoded by the coding sequence ATGCGATTTCGTCGCCTCGAACTCGCAAAATTTGGCTCGTTTACCGGCGAGAACCTCGAGTTTCTCCGCTCACAGCCCGACTTCCATGTTGTTTTCGGACCCAACGAAGCCGGCAAGAGCACCACGCTGCGTGCGATCAAGGGCTTCTTGTACGGCATTCCCCATGTGTCCCAGGACGTGTACCTGCACTCAGGGGGGGACCTGAGGATCAGCGCGGAGCTCGAGACGAAGGACGGCGCCCAGCGCTTCACACGACGCAAGGGCCGCAAGGCCACGTTGCTCGATGCAAGTGGCGAGAGCGTTCCCGAAGAGCAGTTGAAGGCGCTCTTGCAGGGCGTCGACGGCGAAGTGTATGCGGCGCTCTTCGGCCTCGATCACGTTTCGCTGCGTGAAGGCGGGGCAGCACTGGCTCGAGGCGAGGGTCAGCTGGGGGAGAGCCTCTACGCCGCCGGGATCGGTTCAGGGGGGGTGAGGGAAGTCCTCGCCAGACTGAGGCTCGAAGCGGAGTCGCTCTATCTGCCTCGCGGAAAGCGCACCATCAATCAGCTCGTCTCCGCTTTTCAGGCTGCGAAGGCGGAGCTCCGGTTGGCCACCACAGAACCCCAGAGTTGGCTCATGCAGCGCGAGGAAGTGAGTCGTCAGCAGGCGGAGGTGGAGCGGCTGAGCGACCGCAGGAGTCAGCTGCGCCTCGAGGAGAGTCGGCTAAAGCAGCTCCAGCGCCTAGGTCACATTGCAGCGCGCCACTCCGCAGCCCAGCGCGAGCTGGAGCTACTGGGCGGGGCACTGGAGCTGCCCCAAACGTTTCAAGAAGAGCGAGAACGGTGGATGCTACAGGCGGCGTCGAGTGAGCGCGAAGCCAGGCGCCGCAACGTTGAGCTTGTATCCGCGAGGCAAGAGCTTGAGCGCCTTGGGGCACCTTCCGACCTCGCCAGCGAGCTCGACGTGAGCGAGCTAGAGTACCTCGATGACGCTCTAGGTAGCCACCGCAAGGCGGTGATTGACTTGCCGCGTCGTCGCGGGGAACTGCAGGCAATCGAGGCGGAGATCACCCACAGCATGCGGGGGCTCGACCTGACCTTCGACCGTGGGAGCGACGCCCAGCTACCAGGCCCGGCGGTGCGTGCAGAGCTAGCGGCCCTGATCGAAGACCGAACCCGCCTCGAGGTGACGCTGACGGCGCAACGCGATGAACTCGCTGACCTCGATGCACGGTACTCGACGCTGAAAGCTCGCATCGCATCACTTCCCGAGCGACCTGAGCCGAGTGCTTTGGAGCACGCCCTGGAGGTGGCTGCAGAAGACGTCGCCCTCGAAGGACGAATTGCTGAGCTCCGAGTTGAAGCAAGCGGACTCGCAGCGGAGAACCGCCATACCCGCGAGCAACTCGGGGTGAGGAGCGACGCGCCGCTCGCGTTGCCCGACCCCGAGCGCGTGGAACGATTCCTAGAGGAAACGGCCAGAGAGTCGCAAAATCTGGCCAGCCGCGAGAGCGAGAGCCAGCGTCTCGAACTCGAACTCGACGAAATGGCGTCGCGGCTTGCGGCGCTCGAGGCCACTGGCGAGCTGCTGCGCCCAGAGGAACTCCAGGATGTTCGCGGCGTCCGGGAGCGCGCTTGGGAGCGTGTGGACGACGAGCTACGCGCTGCGCGCCTCCCAGCTCCCTCGGTTGTGCGCGAGTTCGAGGGCAGTGCCCGTGAGGTCGATGGTTTCGTCGACCGCCTGCTGGCAGATGCTGAGCGCGTCAGCCTCGGCGTGCAGCTACGGCTGGGTGCGCAACATGCTCGGGAACGCCTGGTGGAGTCGCGGGAGCGAAGCCAGGCGGCCGAGCGGCGCCTGAACGAGCTGAATGGGACTTTTGTGGAGCAATTCTCGCTATTCGCAGGGACGCTACCGGAACAGGTCGCACAGCGCTTCGCGGCGCTATCGCGGGTGCAGCAAGCCGAGCGGCGCGCCGCGACGCTGAACTCGGAGGTCGAGAGGCTCAACGCGCGACTCGAGCGCCGAATCGCGGAGCTGCGGACGCGCCTCGGCGAATTCGCAGAGCAGAAGTCGCACGCGTCGCTCGCGGAACTCGTCAAGCGCGGCAGGGCTCTGCTCACTCGGCTGAACCTGGGCGCCGCCGATCTGCGCGCGGACACCCAGCGACTCGCGGAGCTCGCTGAGCGACGCGCCGTGCGCCAACGCCTCCTAGAGCTGGCCGAGGCACAGCACGCCGAGTGGGCTGCGCGTTGGGAACAGTCGCTGAAGCGTTTCAAGCTGCCCCCGGAGACCCCGAGTCGTGTGGTCAACGCGCGCATCGAGGCGCTAGCTCAGCTGGAGCGACGGCTAGACAAGCGCAGTTCCCTGGAGGGGCGCATTCAAGGCATGGAGCGCGACGCTCGCCAGCTCGCGCAATGGCTGAGGGAGCGCCTTGCGCGCTTCGCGCCTGACCTATTGGAGTGGGACGTGGCCCGCGCTGGTGCAGAACTCAAGCGGCGTTACCATGTAGAAAAGGCAAAGGCGGAGCGCTGCGCAGAACTCACCGAGCGCATTGAGCGTCTCGGGCGGGAACTGGCATCGTCCGAGCAGGACAGCTTGGAGGCCGCTTCAGAGCTAGCTCGCTTGTGCCAGGTCGCCGGTGTGGAGGACCCCAAAGAGCTGCCAGTCGCGGAGAGGCGCGCGGCAGAACAGCACCGCCTGCAGGGAGCGATCGCGGAGCGTCAGCGCGAGCTCTTGGAGGAAGCCAGTGGCACCTGGCACGATCTGCCGGCGATCCTCGCGGCGGTTGGTGAGAACACGTCTGCGGAGATCGCGTTGCGGCTCAGTGAACTCGAGAGTGAGCTTGGGGAAATCGACGAGAGCTACCGCGACGCGATCTCCGATTTGGAACGCAAGCGGGCGGGTCTCGAGCGACTATCGAAAGGGTCCGCCGCGACGCGCCGCGAGGAGCAGGAAGAGGTGCTCGCGACGTTGCGCCGTGAGGTAATGCGGTATCGTCGCGTGAAGCTCGCGGAGCTGATCCTCGCGCAAGAGGTGGAACGTTACCGTAAGGAAAATCAAGGTCCAATACTCGAGCGGGCAAACCAGCTGTTCCCAAAGCTGACCCTCGGCCGCTATCGGGAACTGAGCATCGGCTTTGATGCCGATGATCGCGCGATTCTAGAGGCGATCCCCAGCGGCGCTAGCGGCGAGCAAGAGCGCGTGCGCGTAGACGACTTGAGCGATGGCGCGCGGGATCAGCTGTTCCTGGCGCTGCGTATCGCGAGCATCGAGCGATACGTCGACGCGGGCACGGTGTTGCCGGTTGTGCTCGACGACATCTTGGTGCACTTCGACGAGGAGCGAGCTCGCGCGGCCCTCGAGGCACTCAGTGAGCTAGGCGATCGAACACAAGTGCTCTTTTTCACGCACCACCGGCGCCACGTCGAGCTCTGCGAGGGAGCGCTAGGCGGACGCTTCACGCTGCACGAGCTGCGTCGGCGTGCTGCTTGA
- a CDS encoding pentapeptide repeat-containing protein, which yields MGKKPKATEFKQQSLTDAHFEKCDLSRARLVSCGLPEVSVTRCIGHGMSITDSELCKLTGNDLNLDDARLTDVSAQRLQLKDANLSGSTLDDINLDQLKLTNASLKELSLDDIDLASFKLKNAALRASELSDIDATGMQLNDADLTGVRLTDVNLSRAVLKDVEAPGLQLVDANLKAGKLENVELSGVTFTNCAAREAQVSDVDFERARLTNVSLKHVIIDDADITGLTINGVRIDELLKAKD from the coding sequence ATGGGGAAGAAGCCGAAGGCGACCGAGTTCAAGCAACAGTCGCTCACCGACGCGCACTTTGAGAAGTGTGACCTGAGCCGCGCTCGCCTGGTGAGCTGCGGATTGCCCGAAGTCAGCGTCACCCGCTGTATCGGGCATGGGATGTCGATCACCGACAGCGAGCTCTGCAAGCTGACAGGCAACGACCTGAACCTGGACGACGCGCGCCTCACCGACGTGAGCGCCCAGCGCCTGCAGCTCAAAGACGCGAACCTGAGCGGCTCGACTCTCGACGACATCAACCTCGATCAGCTCAAGCTGACGAACGCGTCCCTCAAAGAGCTGTCCCTCGACGACATCGACCTCGCCTCGTTCAAGCTGAAGAACGCCGCCCTGCGCGCCAGCGAACTAAGCGATATCGACGCCACCGGGATGCAGCTGAACGACGCCGACTTGACCGGAGTGCGGCTCACCGACGTCAACCTCAGCCGCGCCGTGCTCAAGGATGTGGAGGCACCAGGCCTTCAGCTCGTCGATGCCAACTTGAAAGCGGGTAAGCTCGAGAACGTCGAGCTGAGCGGGGTGACATTCACCAACTGCGCGGCACGCGAGGCGCAAGTGTCTGACGTGGATTTCGAACGCGCGCGACTGACCAACGTGAGCCTGAAGCACGTCATCATCGATGACGCGGACATCACCGGTTTGACGATCAACGGCGTGCGCATCGACGAGCTCTTGAAAGCCAAGGACTGA
- the tpx gene encoding thiol peroxidase: MAETRKGAITLKGNPLDLVGPELKAGDKAPDDFTLIGTDMAPVTGKDLSGKARILCAVPSLDTPVCDVEMKRFNEEAANLNLEVIAVSVDLPFAQKRWCGATGSDKIKTLSDWKFKTFGPAYGVEAPGFGLLARAVFVIGADDVVRHVEYVPEIGQEPNYGAALEAAKGL; the protein is encoded by the coding sequence ATGGCTGAAACACGCAAGGGCGCGATCACTCTGAAGGGCAACCCACTCGACCTGGTCGGTCCGGAACTCAAGGCCGGTGACAAGGCTCCCGACGACTTCACGCTGATCGGCACCGACATGGCGCCCGTCACGGGCAAGGACCTGTCAGGCAAAGCCAGGATCCTCTGCGCGGTGCCCTCTCTCGACACGCCCGTGTGCGACGTCGAGATGAAGCGCTTCAACGAGGAAGCCGCAAACCTGAACCTCGAGGTCATCGCGGTCAGCGTCGACCTTCCATTCGCTCAGAAGCGCTGGTGCGGTGCGACGGGCAGCGACAAGATCAAGACCCTGAGCGACTGGAAGTTCAAGACGTTTGGCCCCGCCTACGGAGTCGAAGCACCCGGTTTCGGTCTGCTCGCGCGAGCCGTGTTCGTGATTGGTGCCGACGACGTGGTGCGCCACGTGGAGTACGTGCCGGAGATCGGGCAAGAGCCGAACTACGGTGCGGCGCTCGAGGCGGCCAAGGGGCTCTGA
- a CDS encoding 2-hydroxychromene-2-carboxylate isomerase: MKRLEFFYDFVCPYAYVASTQVRALAKACNAELVYRPVLLGGIFNHLRGTSDKEYAPNQMNPTKTRINQRDLERYASLFEAPLQKPASHPRRTVLALRAALASGALPEASHALFDAYWRRGEDLEDPRVVEAALSAAGLDGARAVTSAPAQKQALIDSTLAAFEAGVFGVPTFRVDQELYWGQDRLDFVARALDPSRDGWTELDKSARPVASEIEFFFDYSSPFAYLAHTQIAALEAASGVSVKPIPFLLGALFKAVGTGDVPLFTFPESKRLYVAKDIDRFAKRYDVGFRFPDVFPLRSVAPLRLYLAAQAELPGADARRLSDALFSAYWSHNRNISEPQVLAEILGELELPAGLLEAASSDQAKQALRTNTDYAVATGLCGAPTFKVGGELFWGQDRLPMVAHAARVGFPPASSTSP; encoded by the coding sequence GTGAAACGCCTTGAGTTCTTCTACGACTTCGTCTGCCCCTATGCCTACGTCGCGAGCACGCAGGTGCGCGCCTTGGCAAAGGCTTGCAACGCTGAGCTGGTTTATCGCCCAGTGCTCTTGGGAGGCATTTTCAATCACCTGCGCGGAACGTCGGACAAGGAGTACGCGCCGAACCAGATGAACCCCACCAAGACGCGCATCAACCAGCGAGATCTTGAGCGCTATGCCTCACTCTTCGAGGCGCCGCTGCAGAAGCCGGCGAGTCACCCCCGGCGCACGGTGCTCGCGCTGCGCGCCGCCCTCGCCTCCGGGGCGCTTCCTGAAGCGAGTCACGCGCTCTTCGACGCCTACTGGAGACGCGGCGAAGATCTTGAGGATCCGCGCGTGGTCGAGGCGGCGCTTAGCGCCGCGGGCCTCGATGGCGCCCGAGCGGTCACCTCGGCCCCAGCTCAGAAGCAAGCGCTGATCGATAGCACCCTCGCCGCCTTCGAGGCCGGCGTGTTCGGCGTTCCCACTTTCCGTGTGGATCAGGAGCTGTACTGGGGGCAGGACCGGCTGGATTTCGTCGCCCGGGCACTGGACCCGTCGCGAGACGGCTGGACCGAGCTCGACAAGAGCGCGCGCCCCGTGGCCAGCGAGATCGAGTTCTTCTTCGACTACTCAAGCCCCTTCGCCTACCTCGCGCACACCCAGATCGCGGCCCTCGAAGCGGCCAGCGGCGTGTCGGTGAAGCCCATCCCGTTTCTGCTCGGCGCGCTGTTCAAGGCGGTGGGCACCGGAGACGTACCGCTCTTCACCTTTCCCGAGAGCAAACGCCTCTACGTGGCCAAGGACATCGATCGCTTCGCCAAGCGCTATGACGTTGGGTTCCGCTTCCCTGACGTGTTCCCGCTGCGCAGTGTGGCGCCCCTGCGGCTCTACCTCGCTGCGCAAGCGGAGCTCCCGGGGGCCGACGCACGGCGCCTGAGCGATGCGTTGTTCAGCGCCTATTGGTCACACAACCGCAACATCTCGGAGCCGCAGGTGCTTGCAGAGATCCTCGGCGAGCTGGAGCTCCCTGCAGGACTCTTGGAAGCCGCCTCTTCGGATCAAGCAAAGCAGGCCTTGCGCACCAACACGGACTACGCGGTCGCCACTGGTTTGTGTGGCGCCCCGACATTCAAGGTCGGGGGTGAACTCTTCTGGGGTCAAGACCGCTTGCCGATGGTCGCCCACGCAGCGCGGGTCGGGTTTCCTCCAGCTTCAAGCACGAGCCCTTGA
- a CDS encoding cupin domain-containing protein — protein MKELLPDWALAALEADDALDEAALGDALATLSRLIPAEAPAANRRAELFAELEGHQRYAPFTSRLAKLFDLDEPAVDALLPQTVGPDWQAFPIPGVELLHLDGGPATAGADVGLVRLAPGASFPLHRHLGHETALILEGGYTDSAGRGYHAGDVAEMEVDTEHDFTAGPEGCVFAVVVFGVEINGVRLGEH, from the coding sequence ATGAAAGAGCTGCTCCCGGACTGGGCTTTGGCGGCGCTGGAGGCGGACGACGCTCTGGACGAAGCAGCGCTCGGTGACGCTCTGGCGACGCTGAGCCGGCTCATCCCCGCGGAAGCGCCCGCGGCGAACCGGCGCGCCGAGCTCTTTGCGGAGCTCGAAGGGCATCAGCGCTACGCGCCATTCACGAGCCGCTTGGCGAAGCTTTTCGATCTGGATGAGCCGGCGGTCGACGCGTTACTCCCTCAGACCGTGGGGCCTGACTGGCAGGCCTTTCCCATCCCGGGCGTGGAGCTACTGCACCTTGATGGCGGCCCCGCGACAGCTGGCGCCGACGTGGGTTTGGTGCGCTTGGCGCCGGGGGCGAGCTTTCCTTTGCATCGGCACTTGGGCCACGAGACGGCGCTGATTCTCGAGGGTGGCTACACGGACTCCGCCGGACGCGGCTACCACGCTGGGGATGTCGCTGAGATGGAAGTGGACACCGAGCACGACTTCACCGCCGGTCCCGAAGGCTGCGTCTTCGCTGTCGTGGTGTTCGGCGTCGAGATCAACGGCGTGCGCCTCGGCGAGCACTGA
- a CDS encoding sigma-70 family RNA polymerase sigma factor, with translation MSLVQSSPSPSADLETLEDVELIQAAANGQRRALAALYDRHAPTMLALALRVLAQRQEAEDLVHDVFLEAWKRAADYDSARGSVRAWLLLRTRSRALDRKKSVRVKRSVSLETESLPEVGQAQADAAPDQRLLLQVLGELPAEQREVLLLGYFEGLSSSEISAHIGIPIGTVKSRVAAALSKLRGVLREGESAVHPIRRPGGQP, from the coding sequence GTGAGCCTCGTCCAGTCCAGCCCCAGCCCGAGCGCCGATCTCGAGACCCTCGAGGACGTCGAGCTGATTCAAGCCGCAGCGAATGGTCAGCGGCGCGCGCTGGCGGCGCTCTACGATCGCCACGCACCAACCATGCTGGCGCTGGCGCTGCGGGTGCTCGCTCAACGTCAGGAAGCCGAGGACCTAGTCCACGACGTATTCCTCGAAGCGTGGAAACGCGCTGCGGACTACGACAGCGCGCGGGGTTCAGTGCGCGCGTGGTTGCTCTTGCGCACACGAAGCCGCGCCCTCGATCGCAAGAAGTCGGTCCGCGTGAAGCGCAGCGTCAGCTTGGAGACGGAGTCTCTGCCAGAGGTCGGACAAGCCCAAGCCGACGCAGCCCCAGATCAGCGCTTGCTCCTGCAGGTGCTCGGCGAGCTACCAGCAGAGCAACGCGAGGTCCTGCTGCTCGGCTACTTCGAGGGGCTGAGTTCGAGCGAAATCTCCGCCCACATCGGCATCCCCATCGGCACGGTCAAGAGTCGAGTGGCGGCTGCCCTGAGCAAGCTGCGGGGGGTGCTTCGAGAAGGAGAATCCGCCGTACATCCCATCCGACGCCCCGGAGGTCAGCCATGA
- a CDS encoding FAD-dependent oxidoreductase, with amino-acid sequence MAVEVALDEADDEASLLGKVALLCGCAPGELPQLRLLKRSLDARRHRIRHRWLFEVGDGDARSEGLGGAPLQAAQQPERVMIVGDGPAGLFCAYQLARLGIASTVLERGKAVQPRRHDLKSLNRHGRVDADSNYCFGEGGAGTYSDGKLYTRSHKRGSVRDVLELLTLHGAPEDILTEARPHIGSNKLPRVVTRLRERLEEVGVQFRFGARVVDLARGPDGAVRGVRLASGEELSCERVVLATGHSAADVYEMLAELGVPLEPKSFAVGVRIEHPQALINRIQYGKAADHPRLRNAAYRIVHNVEGRGVFSFCMCPGGFIVPASTEPGGLVVNGMSLKRRDSPFANSGLVVQVDVSDVAAALACEVAVGKNALAGLRFQRRIEQAAFAAGGGGFVAPATRVSDFAEGRASSRAGDTSYIPGLRAGDMAEVLRSSGFDLATPLRVALARFGRDMPGYVSEEAQLIGVESRTSSPVRMPRDAETLQLVGLPGVFPSGEGAGYAGGIVSAAVDGMRVALGVAQSLGVDVGALSAGFSGG; translated from the coding sequence ATTGCGGTCGAGGTTGCTCTCGACGAAGCGGACGACGAGGCCAGCCTGCTGGGCAAGGTCGCGCTGCTCTGCGGGTGTGCTCCGGGCGAGCTGCCGCAGCTGAGGCTACTCAAGCGCTCCCTCGATGCGCGGCGTCACCGGATCCGCCACCGCTGGTTGTTCGAGGTGGGAGACGGTGACGCTCGATCGGAAGGCCTCGGCGGGGCGCCCTTGCAAGCAGCCCAGCAACCCGAGCGGGTCATGATCGTCGGTGATGGCCCCGCTGGCCTGTTCTGCGCCTATCAGCTCGCTCGCCTGGGCATCGCATCGACGGTACTCGAGCGCGGGAAGGCGGTTCAGCCAAGACGCCACGACCTCAAGTCGTTGAACCGCCACGGCCGCGTGGACGCCGACAGCAACTACTGCTTCGGGGAAGGCGGCGCTGGTACCTACAGCGACGGCAAGCTCTACACCCGGAGTCACAAGCGCGGCAGCGTGCGGGACGTCCTCGAGCTATTGACGTTGCACGGTGCTCCTGAAGATATCCTCACGGAAGCGCGCCCGCATATCGGATCGAACAAGCTCCCTAGGGTCGTCACGCGTTTGCGTGAGCGCTTGGAGGAGGTTGGCGTCCAGTTTCGCTTTGGCGCTCGCGTGGTCGACCTGGCGCGCGGCCCAGACGGCGCAGTGCGAGGCGTCCGCTTGGCCAGTGGTGAAGAGCTCAGCTGCGAGCGCGTGGTGCTCGCCACGGGGCACTCGGCAGCCGATGTGTACGAGATGTTGGCGGAGCTAGGGGTTCCCTTAGAGCCGAAGTCTTTCGCCGTGGGAGTGCGGATCGAACACCCTCAGGCGCTGATCAACCGCATCCAGTACGGCAAGGCGGCGGATCACCCGCGCTTGCGTAATGCCGCCTACCGCATCGTGCACAACGTTGAAGGACGGGGCGTTTTCTCGTTCTGCATGTGCCCTGGAGGCTTCATCGTGCCTGCGAGCACCGAGCCGGGCGGTCTCGTGGTCAATGGCATGAGCTTGAAGCGCCGCGACTCACCCTTTGCGAACTCGGGGCTCGTTGTCCAGGTCGACGTCTCGGATGTGGCCGCCGCGTTGGCGTGTGAAGTTGCCGTGGGGAAAAACGCTCTGGCTGGGCTGCGCTTTCAACGCAGGATCGAACAAGCGGCGTTCGCGGCCGGGGGCGGCGGTTTCGTTGCGCCGGCGACGCGCGTCAGCGACTTCGCCGAAGGGCGTGCCTCGAGTCGAGCCGGTGATACCAGCTACATTCCGGGCCTCAGGGCAGGGGATATGGCCGAGGTGCTGCGCTCGAGTGGCTTCGACCTAGCTACTCCGTTGCGGGTGGCGCTCGCACGATTTGGGCGAGACATGCCAGGTTACGTCAGCGAAGAAGCTCAGCTGATCGGCGTCGAGTCGCGCACCAGCAGCCCCGTGCGCATGCCCCGCGACGCGGAGACGCTACAGCTGGTCGGTCTGCCCGGCGTGTTTCCAAGCGGAGAAGGAGCTGGCTACGCAGGGGGTATCGTTAGCGCGGCTGTCGATGGCATGCGCGTCGCGCTCGGTGTGGCGCAAAGCCTGGGCGTTGACGTGGGCGCGCTCTCCGCCGGGTTCAGCGGAGGCTAG
- a CDS encoding metallophosphoesterase, producing MPRAVGFFVFLAIVLLLVGSVHYWVYARLVRDLQLPLGWQRGLGALVALLGLSIPLTFYLSRTLDPNAGRPVLLVLYAWLGIVFWLVVLLSGAELVRVAAWIWESTQEQLNPAFVAERRTTLARALGGAVVLLVGGFTVAGARSALGRVQIKRVEIPLKRLPKDLDGFSIVQLSDVHIGPTIGREFIEEIVATCNSLDADVVAITGDLVDGPVSKLEQAVAPLAELKARHGTFFVTGNHEYYSGAEAWCQHLGKLGLRVLRNEHVSLRNAAGTALDLAGVDDLQGGRVPGHGADLEAALKDRNPEHPVVLLAHQPRQITEAAERGVDLQLSGHTHGGQLWPWQIFVRLQQPVVAGLAWIRDTAVYVSSGTGYWGPPLRLGAPAEVTQIILRTA from the coding sequence GTGCCGCGTGCAGTTGGGTTCTTCGTCTTCCTCGCGATCGTCCTGCTCCTCGTGGGCAGTGTTCACTACTGGGTGTACGCCCGCCTGGTGCGGGACCTGCAGTTGCCCCTCGGCTGGCAGCGGGGTCTCGGTGCCCTGGTCGCACTGCTGGGACTCAGCATCCCGCTGACTTTCTATCTATCGCGGACTCTCGACCCGAACGCTGGGCGACCGGTCCTGCTGGTGCTCTACGCCTGGCTCGGAATCGTCTTCTGGCTAGTGGTTCTCCTCTCCGGTGCCGAGCTCGTGCGCGTTGCCGCATGGATTTGGGAGAGCACCCAGGAACAGCTGAATCCGGCGTTCGTCGCCGAACGGCGCACCACACTGGCCCGTGCCCTGGGCGGCGCGGTAGTGTTGCTCGTGGGAGGGTTTACCGTTGCTGGCGCGCGATCGGCGCTCGGCCGGGTGCAGATCAAGCGCGTCGAGATCCCGCTGAAGCGGCTACCGAAGGATCTCGATGGCTTCAGCATCGTCCAGCTGAGTGACGTTCACATCGGGCCAACCATTGGACGCGAGTTCATCGAAGAAATCGTTGCGACCTGCAACTCGCTGGATGCAGACGTGGTCGCCATCACCGGCGATCTGGTGGATGGCCCAGTTTCCAAGCTAGAGCAGGCGGTCGCGCCCTTGGCCGAGCTGAAAGCTCGCCACGGGACGTTCTTCGTCACTGGCAACCACGAATACTACTCAGGCGCGGAGGCTTGGTGTCAGCACCTCGGTAAGCTGGGTCTGCGGGTGCTGCGCAACGAGCATGTGAGCCTGCGCAACGCCGCCGGCACTGCGCTTGATCTAGCGGGAGTGGACGACTTGCAAGGGGGCCGAGTGCCAGGTCATGGAGCAGACCTCGAGGCCGCGCTGAAGGATCGCAATCCGGAACACCCCGTGGTGTTGCTGGCGCACCAGCCGCGGCAGATCACGGAAGCGGCGGAGCGCGGTGTAGACCTCCAGCTCTCCGGACACACCCACGGTGGCCAGCTGTGGCCCTGGCAAATCTTCGTCCGCCTGCAGCAACCCGTGGTCGCAGGCCTGGCTTGGATCCGCGACACGGCAGTGTACGTGAGCTCTGGTACGGGCTACTGGGGACCTCCATTGCGCCTCGGGGCACCGGCTGAAGTGACGCAAATCATCCTGCGCACGGCGTAG